One Pongo abelii isolate AG06213 chromosome 12, NHGRI_mPonAbe1-v2.0_pri, whole genome shotgun sequence DNA segment encodes these proteins:
- the LOC129057111 gene encoding GRIP and coiled-coil domain-containing protein 2-like isoform X4 produces MEQSSDSKVKNLFVSFPTEESSINYTFKTPEKEYEKQSEQLNVEKELADNFERHIEDLTRQLRNSTLQCEKINSDNEDLLARIETLQSNAKLLEVQILEVQRAKAMIDKELEAEKLQKEQKIKEHATTVNELEELQVQLQKEKKQLQKTMQELELVKKDAQQTTLMNMEIADYERLMKELNQKLTNKNNKIEDLEQEIKIQKQKQETLQEEITSLQSSVQQYEEKNTKIKQLLVKAKKELADSKQAETDHLIFQASLKGELEASQQQVEVYKIYPQIQLAEITSEKHTIHEHLKTSAEQHQRTLSAYQQRVTAVQEESCAAKAEQATITSEFESYKVRVHNVLKQQKNKSVSQAETEGAKQEREHLEMLIDQLKMKLQDSQNNLQINVSELQTLQSEHDTLLERHNKMLQEAVSKEAELREKQVFTMLTRLVSIS; encoded by the exons ATGGAACAGTCTTCAGATAGCAAAGTCAAAAAtctctttgtttcctttccaACGGAAGAATCTTCAATCAACTACACATTTAAAACACCAGAAAAGG AATATGAAAAGCAGTCAGAGCAACTGAATGTGGAAAAAGAACTTGCTGATAATTTTGAACGTCATATTGAAGACCTTACAAGACAATTAAGAAATTCGACTTTGcag tgtgaaaaaataaattctgataaTGAAGATCTCCTGGCTCGTATTGAGACACTACAGTCTAATGCCAAATTATTAGAAGTACAGATTTTAGAAGTCCAGAGAGCCAAAGCAATGATAGACAAAGAATTAGAAGCTGAAAAACTTCAGAAAGAACAGAAGATAAAG gaacATGCCACTACTGTAAATGAACTTGAAGAACTTCAGGTACAacttcaaaaggaaaagaaacagcttCAGAAAACCATGCAAGAATTAGAGCTggttaaaaag GATGCCCAACAGACCACATTGATGAATATGGAAATAGCTGATTATGAACGTTTGATGAAAGAACTAAATCAAAAGTtaactaataaaaacaacaagATAGAAGATTTggagcaagaaataaaaattcaaaaacagaaacaagaaaccctacaagaagaaataa CTTCATTACAGTCTTCAGTACaacaatatgaagaaaaaaacaccaaaatcaagcAATTGCTTGTGAAAGCCAAAAAGGAACTGGCAGATTCAAAGCAAGCA GAAACTGATCACTTAATATTTCAAGCATCTTTAAAAGGTGAGCTGGAGGCAAGCCAGCAGCAAGTAGAAGTCTATAAA ATTTACCCCCAGATACAGCTGGCTGAAATAACATCAGAGAAGCACACAATCCACGAGCACCTGAAAACCTCTGCAGAACAGCACCAGCGTACGCTAAGTGCGTACCAGCAGAGAGTGACAGCAGTACAGGAAGAGAGCTGTGCTGCCAAG GCAGAACAAGCTACTATAACCTCTGAATTCGAGAGCTACAAAGTCCGAGTTCATAACgttctaaaacaacagaaaaataaatctgtgtCTCAGGCTGAAACTGAGGGCGCTAAACAAGAAAG GGAACATCTGGAAATGCTGATTGACCagctaaaaatgaaattacaagaTAGCCAAAATAACTTACAGATTAATGTATCTGAACTTCAAACATTGCAGTCTGAACATGATACACTGCTAGAAAGGCACAACAAGATGCTGCAGGAAGCTGTGTCCAAAGAGGCGGAACTCCGGGAAAA
- the LOC129057111 gene encoding GRIP and coiled-coil domain-containing protein 2-like isoform X10, whose amino-acid sequence MEQSSDSKVKNLFVSFPTEESSINYTFKTPEKEYEKQSEQLNVEKELADNFERHIEDLTRQLRNSTLQCEKINSDNEDLLARIETLQSNAKLLEVQILEVQRAKAMIDKELEAEKLQKEQKIKEHATTVNELEELQVQLQKEKKQLQKTMQELELVKKDAQQTTLMNMEIADYERLMKELNQKLTNKNNKIEDLEQEIKIQKQKQETLQEEITSLQSSVQQYEEKNTKIKQLLVKAKKELADSKQAAEQATITSEFESYKVRVHNVLKQQKNKSVSQAETEGAKQEREHLEMLIDQLKMKLQDSQNNLQINVSELQTLQSEHDTLLERHNKMLQEAVSKEAELREKNVTVLEPKRHLLAICSLRAAHSFMELHLKL is encoded by the exons ATGGAACAGTCTTCAGATAGCAAAGTCAAAAAtctctttgtttcctttccaACGGAAGAATCTTCAATCAACTACACATTTAAAACACCAGAAAAGG AATATGAAAAGCAGTCAGAGCAACTGAATGTGGAAAAAGAACTTGCTGATAATTTTGAACGTCATATTGAAGACCTTACAAGACAATTAAGAAATTCGACTTTGcag tgtgaaaaaataaattctgataaTGAAGATCTCCTGGCTCGTATTGAGACACTACAGTCTAATGCCAAATTATTAGAAGTACAGATTTTAGAAGTCCAGAGAGCCAAAGCAATGATAGACAAAGAATTAGAAGCTGAAAAACTTCAGAAAGAACAGAAGATAAAG gaacATGCCACTACTGTAAATGAACTTGAAGAACTTCAGGTACAacttcaaaaggaaaagaaacagcttCAGAAAACCATGCAAGAATTAGAGCTggttaaaaag GATGCCCAACAGACCACATTGATGAATATGGAAATAGCTGATTATGAACGTTTGATGAAAGAACTAAATCAAAAGTtaactaataaaaacaacaagATAGAAGATTTggagcaagaaataaaaattcaaaaacagaaacaagaaaccctacaagaagaaataa CTTCATTACAGTCTTCAGTACaacaatatgaagaaaaaaacaccaaaatcaagcAATTGCTTGTGAAAGCCAAAAAGGAACTGGCAGATTCAAAGCAAGCA GCAGAACAAGCTACTATAACCTCTGAATTCGAGAGCTACAAAGTCCGAGTTCATAACgttctaaaacaacagaaaaataaatctgtgtCTCAGGCTGAAACTGAGGGCGCTAAACAAGAAAG GGAACATCTGGAAATGCTGATTGACCagctaaaaatgaaattacaagaTAGCCAAAATAACTTACAGATTAATGTATCTGAACTTCAAACATTGCAGTCTGAACATGATACACTGCTAGAAAGGCACAACAAGATGCTGCAGGAAGCTGTGTCCAAAGAGGCGGAACTCCGGGAAAA
- the LOC129057111 gene encoding GRIP and coiled-coil domain-containing protein 2-like isoform X6 encodes MEQSSDSKVKNLFVSFPTEESSINYTFKTPEKEYEKQSEQLNVEKELADNFERHIEDLTRQLRNSTLQCEKINSDNEDLLARIETLQSNAKLLEVQILEVQRAKAMIDKELEAEKLQKEQKIKEHATTVNELEELQVQLQKEKKQLQKTMQELELVKKDAQQTTLMNMEIADYERLMKELNQKLTNKNNKIEDLEQEIKIQKQKQETLQEEITSLQSSVQQYEEKNTKIKQLLVKAKKELADSKQAETDHLIFQASLKGELEASQQQVEVYKIYPQIQLAEITSEKHTIHEHLKTSAEQHQRTLSAYQQRVTAVQEESCAAKAEQATITSEFESYKVRVHNVLKQQKNKSVSQAETEGAKQEREHLEMLIDQLKMKLQDSQNNLQINVSELQTLQSEHDTLLERHNKMLQEAVSKEAELREKFSPC; translated from the exons ATGGAACAGTCTTCAGATAGCAAAGTCAAAAAtctctttgtttcctttccaACGGAAGAATCTTCAATCAACTACACATTTAAAACACCAGAAAAGG AATATGAAAAGCAGTCAGAGCAACTGAATGTGGAAAAAGAACTTGCTGATAATTTTGAACGTCATATTGAAGACCTTACAAGACAATTAAGAAATTCGACTTTGcag tgtgaaaaaataaattctgataaTGAAGATCTCCTGGCTCGTATTGAGACACTACAGTCTAATGCCAAATTATTAGAAGTACAGATTTTAGAAGTCCAGAGAGCCAAAGCAATGATAGACAAAGAATTAGAAGCTGAAAAACTTCAGAAAGAACAGAAGATAAAG gaacATGCCACTACTGTAAATGAACTTGAAGAACTTCAGGTACAacttcaaaaggaaaagaaacagcttCAGAAAACCATGCAAGAATTAGAGCTggttaaaaag GATGCCCAACAGACCACATTGATGAATATGGAAATAGCTGATTATGAACGTTTGATGAAAGAACTAAATCAAAAGTtaactaataaaaacaacaagATAGAAGATTTggagcaagaaataaaaattcaaaaacagaaacaagaaaccctacaagaagaaataa CTTCATTACAGTCTTCAGTACaacaatatgaagaaaaaaacaccaaaatcaagcAATTGCTTGTGAAAGCCAAAAAGGAACTGGCAGATTCAAAGCAAGCA GAAACTGATCACTTAATATTTCAAGCATCTTTAAAAGGTGAGCTGGAGGCAAGCCAGCAGCAAGTAGAAGTCTATAAA ATTTACCCCCAGATACAGCTGGCTGAAATAACATCAGAGAAGCACACAATCCACGAGCACCTGAAAACCTCTGCAGAACAGCACCAGCGTACGCTAAGTGCGTACCAGCAGAGAGTGACAGCAGTACAGGAAGAGAGCTGTGCTGCCAAG GCAGAACAAGCTACTATAACCTCTGAATTCGAGAGCTACAAAGTCCGAGTTCATAACgttctaaaacaacagaaaaataaatctgtgtCTCAGGCTGAAACTGAGGGCGCTAAACAAGAAAG GGAACATCTGGAAATGCTGATTGACCagctaaaaatgaaattacaagaTAGCCAAAATAACTTACAGATTAATGTATCTGAACTTCAAACATTGCAGTCTGAACATGATACACTGCTAGAAAGGCACAACAAGATGCTGCAGGAAGCTGTGTCCAAAGAGGCGGAACTCCGGGAAAA